A region of Paenibacillus sp. JNUCC-31 DNA encodes the following proteins:
- a CDS encoding NUDIX domain-containing protein, with protein sequence MNPPARDLAQYIANRSHIVVKAAVRAENEQGELLLIQHAEHGHWRIPVGQMRPGEAIEDTAHRELWEETGWTTHHMTLEGLHSGPNMRHLHASGDEEYYVIAMFRAQIIQDSLVESRVNSEAGLKFFDPKSLPRLNDLSRILLKYPGME encoded by the coding sequence GTGAATCCGCCAGCCCGAGATTTGGCCCAGTATATCGCGAACCGCTCTCATATTGTTGTAAAGGCGGCGGTTCGGGCCGAGAATGAACAAGGTGAATTGTTATTGATTCAGCATGCTGAACACGGTCATTGGCGTATTCCTGTGGGACAGATGCGCCCGGGAGAAGCCATTGAGGACACCGCGCACAGAGAACTCTGGGAGGAGACGGGGTGGACTACCCATCATATGACACTTGAAGGTTTGCATTCCGGTCCGAATATGAGACATTTACATGCCAGTGGGGATGAAGAATATTACGTCATAGCCATGTTTAGAGCCCAGATCATTCAGGATTCGCTCGTAGAGTCGCGGGTGAATAGTGAAGCAGGGCTGAAGTTTTTTGATCCGAAATCATTGCCCAGGCTGAACGATCTTAGCCGGATATTGCTAAAGTATCCAGGAATGGAATAA
- a CDS encoding DUF441 domain-containing protein, which translates to MDMTSLLLLVFAALGIISSNTPVTVAMIFLLLLRVLNLNQAFPWLEKYGLTIGIIILTIGVMAPLASGKISLQTIGESFLHWKSLLAIGVGLLVAHLGGRGATLMSTQPTVVAGLLIGTVLGVALFKGVPVGPLIAAGILSLLLGKS; encoded by the coding sequence ATGGATATGACCTCACTGCTGTTGCTTGTGTTTGCCGCGCTAGGTATTATCAGCAGTAATACACCCGTAACCGTAGCCATGATATTTCTATTGTTGCTGCGGGTACTGAACCTGAATCAGGCCTTTCCCTGGCTGGAAAAGTACGGACTTACGATCGGTATTATCATCCTGACGATTGGTGTTATGGCACCGCTCGCCAGCGGAAAAATCAGCTTGCAGACCATCGGTGAGTCTTTCCTGCACTGGAAATCACTGCTCGCCATTGGTGTAGGATTACTCGTCGCCCATTTGGGAGGACGTGGTGCTACGCTCATGAGTACACAGCCTACCGTTGTTGCCGGGCTGCTTATAGGTACGGTACTTGGGGTTGCCTTGTTCAAGGGAGTACCGGTCGGTCCTCTGATTGCCGCAGGAATTTTGTCCTTACTGCTCGGAAAATCATGA
- a CDS encoding HesB/YadR/YfhF family protein, which translates to MSTIHVSDRAARWYKEELNLNEGDSVRFFARYSSGGGLHPGFSLGIAVEEPRHPADQTKVSGIQFFMEDHDYWYLKGHQLHVDVVEEGQDIEYRYTEI; encoded by the coding sequence ATGAGTACCATACATGTATCTGACCGGGCTGCTCGCTGGTATAAGGAAGAACTGAATTTGAACGAAGGAGACAGCGTACGATTCTTCGCCCGTTATAGCTCCGGCGGAGGACTTCATCCCGGTTTCTCACTGGGAATCGCTGTGGAGGAACCGAGACATCCTGCTGACCAAACGAAGGTATCAGGTATTCAATTTTTTATGGAAGATCATGATTACTGGTATCTGAAGGGTCATCAACTTCATGTCGATGTTGTTGAAGAAGGTCAGGATATCGAATATCGCTACACTGAGATTTAA
- a CDS encoding ABC transporter ATP-binding protein, whose protein sequence is MFSVLKNLAWFFRLERKRYLIGVTLLILVGIIELLPPRLLGNAIDEIVRGSITGASLTRYILLILGSVIIIYLTTYIWMHKLFGGANLVERLLRSRFMDHLLRMTPPFFEKNRTGDLMARATNDLRSIATTAGFGMLTLTDSTAFLATVLFAMGFLVSWKLTLAAILPLPFIAIAMMIYGKAVHQRYTLAQDAFGDMNDQVLESIAGIRVVRAYVQERMDQKRFADVTEDVYRKNLAVAKMDALFEPTIRLCVGLSYVIALAYGIYLVFHNEITLGDLVSFNMYLGMMIWPMFAIGELINLMQRGSASLDRVNETLSVEPAVKDIEQPAHIANPEEIAMQDVTFRYPSSTVDNLSHVSFSLRRGQTLGIVGRTGSGKSTLLKQLLHEYPAGTGKLSISGHPIQDIAKDDLHSWIGYVPQEQVLFSKSVRQNIQFGKPGADDSVIMEAIRTAAFDGDLVTLSDGLDTLVGEKGIALSGGQKQRVSLARAFIADPDILILDDALSAVDARTEAKIIENIRNKRSGKTTLISTHRLSAIEHADRIIVLEHGKITEEGTHQELLAMNGWYREQYERQQVESNLST, encoded by the coding sequence TTGTTCTCTGTACTTAAAAACCTGGCCTGGTTTTTCCGGCTGGAACGCAAACGATACCTTATCGGTGTCACCCTGCTTATTCTGGTAGGCATCATCGAACTACTGCCACCTCGTCTTCTTGGCAATGCCATTGACGAGATTGTACGCGGTTCCATTACTGGCGCTTCACTCACACGTTACATTTTACTTATCCTTGGATCGGTCATCATTATTTATCTGACCACGTACATATGGATGCACAAACTGTTTGGCGGTGCCAATCTGGTTGAACGCTTGCTGCGGTCGCGCTTTATGGACCATTTACTGCGAATGACCCCGCCTTTTTTTGAGAAGAACAGAACGGGCGATCTGATGGCACGTGCCACGAATGACCTTCGTTCCATTGCCACCACAGCAGGCTTCGGCATGCTGACGTTAACCGACTCCACCGCTTTTCTGGCAACTGTATTATTCGCCATGGGATTCCTGGTTAGCTGGAAATTGACCCTGGCTGCAATCCTCCCACTGCCTTTTATCGCCATCGCCATGATGATCTATGGTAAAGCTGTGCATCAACGATATACACTGGCCCAGGATGCATTCGGAGACATGAATGACCAGGTGCTTGAATCTATTGCCGGTATTCGAGTCGTGCGTGCCTACGTTCAGGAACGTATGGACCAAAAACGGTTCGCCGATGTCACGGAAGATGTATACCGCAAAAATCTGGCCGTTGCCAAGATGGACGCACTGTTCGAACCCACGATCCGGTTATGTGTAGGACTCAGTTATGTCATTGCACTTGCCTATGGTATTTATCTTGTGTTCCATAATGAAATTACCCTGGGGGATCTCGTATCGTTCAATATGTACCTGGGGATGATGATCTGGCCGATGTTTGCCATCGGTGAACTGATAAACCTGATGCAGCGTGGTAGTGCCTCACTGGATCGTGTTAATGAGACTTTATCTGTAGAACCTGCTGTAAAAGATATTGAGCAGCCTGCTCACATTGCCAACCCGGAAGAGATCGCGATGCAGGATGTCACCTTCCGTTATCCTAGTTCTACCGTCGACAATCTCAGTCATGTCAGCTTCTCGCTTCGTCGCGGGCAGACATTGGGTATCGTGGGACGCACAGGTAGCGGCAAGTCCACCCTGCTTAAGCAATTGCTGCATGAATACCCTGCGGGAACAGGCAAGTTAAGCATCTCCGGTCATCCGATTCAGGATATTGCCAAAGATGACTTGCATAGCTGGATTGGATATGTTCCGCAGGAACAGGTGCTGTTCTCCAAATCGGTCCGTCAGAACATTCAATTCGGCAAGCCGGGTGCGGATGATAGCGTGATTATGGAAGCGATTCGTACCGCAGCCTTTGATGGAGATCTGGTCACATTGTCCGATGGTCTGGACACCCTCGTTGGTGAAAAAGGAATTGCGCTGTCCGGAGGACAGAAACAGCGGGTATCGCTGGCGCGTGCCTTTATCGCCGATCCGGACATTTTGATTCTGGATGATGCTCTATCTGCCGTTGATGCACGAACCGAAGCCAAAATTATTGAAAATATACGCAACAAACGCTCTGGCAAAACAACGCTGATCTCGACTCACCGCCTGTCCGCTATTGAACACGCTGACCGAATCATCGTACTGGAGCACGGAAAAATAACGGAAGAAGGAACCCATCAGGAACTGCTTGCTATGAACGGCTGGTACCGTGAACAGTATGAACGGCAGCAGGTGGAGTCCAATTTGTCCACGTAG
- a CDS encoding TetR/AcrR family transcriptional regulator, with the protein MARNKHPEQTVQQILNVATQLFTDKGFEKTSIQDIIIALGMSKGAVYHHFRSKEEILDAVMEQQFSYSAQMMDQLVTNTTATSAREKLIQILEHVVSDQQAHSLDRVLQTQIKNPVFIVRGIQQAVRIDAPVITTILREGIADGSIHTEDPEACAEVFMMLVNIWINPTLFGRNPSETKQRLYFLQRLMNMLGADIVSESLIERILEQHAAVGAYPKMDDHDDDRNEG; encoded by the coding sequence ATGGCCAGGAACAAACACCCCGAACAAACGGTACAGCAGATTCTGAACGTTGCTACCCAGTTATTCACAGACAAAGGATTTGAAAAGACGAGTATTCAGGACATCATTATTGCCCTAGGCATGTCCAAGGGAGCTGTGTATCATCACTTTAGATCCAAAGAGGAAATATTGGACGCGGTTATGGAACAACAATTCAGCTATTCGGCTCAGATGATGGATCAATTAGTTACAAACACAACAGCCACGTCAGCACGTGAGAAGTTAATTCAGATTCTGGAGCATGTCGTCTCTGATCAGCAGGCCCATTCTCTGGATCGCGTACTTCAGACCCAGATCAAAAATCCGGTATTTATTGTACGCGGTATTCAACAGGCCGTGCGAATAGATGCTCCGGTGATTACAACGATTTTGCGAGAAGGCATTGCAGATGGGTCTATCCATACTGAAGATCCCGAAGCTTGTGCAGAAGTATTCATGATGCTGGTCAACATATGGATTAATCCCACACTGTTCGGCCGCAATCCCAGCGAAACGAAGCAGCGTCTTTATTTTTTACAGCGGTTGATGAATATGCTCGGTGCCGATATTGTGAGCGAATCGCTCATTGAGCGTATTCTTGAACAACATGCTGCGGTGGGCGCTTATCCTAAGATGGATGATCATGACGATGACAGAAACGAGGGATAG
- a CDS encoding ABC transporter ATP-binding protein — MKSNTGKRLLQYALKAKGTFIAALIMLTIGVAAELAGPFIAKSMIDNHLLAIEQPFYETTASSEAAVYNGKNYKREGRFEADETKGTEVRVLQAGKSFYFVNEPVSAPDGDRTYADGTLTVTRAGEVTGQYAAVPLSAGELFAFYKPEMPSIYQLIVYYMIFLVISVIMEFGKTYWLQSSANKVIQRLRNDVYAHIQRLPVHFFDNLPAGKVVSRVTNDTEAVKDLFVAVLSNFFSGIITITGVYVALFLLDFRLGLISLFVVPMLVLWIVLYRKIATRYNTIIRSRLSEINAIINESIQGMSIIRVFRHQKQTKQEFEDLNDDYMKHQNKMLNLNAFTSHNLVNVLRNMAFAVVLWYFGSSVLDGTSIISLGVLYAFVDVLGRLFQPITGMVNQLANLDSSLVSAGRVFELMDEPGEPVTDGSMPRYKGNVVFDDVSFAYKKDYVLNNISFKASQGQTVALVGHTGSGKSSIINLLFRFYDPQKGKITIDGQNVKDLPKQWIREHMGIVLQDPYLFTGTVASNVSLGDEKITRAQIEQALRDVGAERILAHLPQGFDEPVIEKGSTLSAGQRQLISFARALAFDPAILILDEATANIDTETEALIQNALEVLKKGRTTFIIAHRLSTIRSADQILVLHRGRIVEQGSHDELMQLQGRYYQMYQLQQGAQAATDTSGNNPLGDPLRTTTTSSFAGGSV, encoded by the coding sequence TTGAAGTCTAATACAGGCAAACGGCTGCTTCAATATGCCCTAAAAGCCAAAGGCACGTTTATTGCCGCTTTAATTATGCTTACAATTGGAGTTGCGGCTGAACTGGCCGGCCCTTTCATCGCCAAGTCCATGATCGACAATCATCTGCTCGCCATTGAGCAGCCTTTCTATGAGACCACCGCTTCAAGCGAAGCGGCAGTCTACAATGGAAAGAACTATAAACGCGAAGGCCGATTTGAAGCGGATGAAACGAAGGGTACCGAGGTACGCGTACTGCAAGCCGGAAAAAGTTTTTATTTTGTGAATGAACCCGTTAGTGCCCCCGATGGGGATCGAACCTATGCGGATGGAACACTGACGGTAACACGCGCAGGCGAAGTGACGGGCCAATATGCAGCGGTACCCTTATCCGCTGGTGAACTCTTTGCCTTTTACAAACCGGAAATGCCAAGCATCTATCAATTGATTGTGTATTACATGATCTTTCTGGTCATCTCGGTCATTATGGAATTTGGTAAAACGTACTGGCTGCAATCTTCTGCCAACAAAGTCATTCAAAGACTGCGTAACGATGTGTATGCGCACATCCAGCGATTGCCGGTACACTTTTTCGACAACCTGCCCGCAGGTAAAGTGGTCTCCCGGGTCACCAACGATACCGAAGCTGTCAAGGATCTGTTCGTTGCGGTTCTGTCCAACTTTTTCTCAGGCATCATTACGATTACGGGAGTGTATGTTGCGCTCTTCCTGCTGGATTTCCGCCTCGGATTGATTTCGCTCTTCGTTGTTCCGATGCTCGTTCTCTGGATTGTGCTCTATCGCAAAATCGCTACTCGTTACAATACCATTATTCGTTCACGCCTGAGCGAAATTAATGCGATTATTAACGAATCCATTCAGGGGATGTCCATTATCCGGGTATTCCGTCATCAGAAACAGACCAAGCAGGAATTCGAGGATCTGAATGATGATTATATGAAACACCAAAACAAAATGCTCAACCTGAACGCTTTCACCTCACACAACCTGGTTAACGTATTACGGAATATGGCTTTTGCAGTTGTTCTGTGGTACTTCGGCTCCAGTGTGCTGGACGGCACGAGTATTATCTCGCTGGGTGTGTTATATGCATTCGTTGACGTTCTCGGGCGTTTGTTCCAGCCTATTACGGGTATGGTGAACCAACTCGCGAACCTGGATTCATCCCTGGTATCCGCTGGACGTGTATTTGAACTGATGGATGAACCAGGTGAACCGGTAACCGATGGGTCGATGCCGAGATACAAGGGGAATGTCGTGTTTGACGATGTATCCTTTGCTTATAAAAAAGATTATGTGCTGAACAACATCTCGTTCAAAGCATCACAAGGTCAAACGGTCGCCCTCGTGGGCCATACCGGTTCCGGCAAAAGCTCCATCATCAATCTGCTCTTCCGGTTCTATGATCCACAGAAAGGCAAGATTACGATCGACGGTCAGAACGTGAAGGATCTGCCTAAACAGTGGATTCGCGAACATATGGGCATCGTATTGCAAGATCCGTACCTGTTCACAGGTACCGTGGCGTCCAATGTCAGTCTTGGCGATGAGAAAATTACTCGTGCACAGATTGAACAGGCGCTTCGTGACGTGGGTGCAGAGCGGATTCTCGCCCATCTTCCCCAAGGATTCGACGAGCCGGTTATCGAAAAAGGAAGCACGTTATCTGCCGGACAACGGCAGTTGATCTCCTTCGCCCGAGCGCTGGCATTCGATCCGGCCATCCTGATTCTCGACGAAGCTACGGCGAACATTGATACCGAAACGGAAGCACTCATTCAAAATGCACTCGAAGTCCTCAAAAAAGGACGCACCACCTTCATCATCGCTCACCGTCTGTCCACCATTCGTTCAGCAGACCAGATTCTGGTCCTGCATCGCGGACGTATTGTTGAACAAGGTTCACATGATGAACTAATGCAGCTTCAGGGTCGCTATTATCAGATGTATCAGTTGCAGCAAGGTGCTCAAGCAGCTACGGATACGAGTGGAAACAACCCACTGGGCGACCCCCTTCGAACCACAACCACATCCTCCTTTGCCGGAGGCAGCGTGTAA
- a CDS encoding ADP-heptose synthase: protein MSRQFVTEAVMVAIYGQLLAPPAPVEYIVPYTTILELYEFQTSPDPLMDNPADDQHVKSKINEIISYFEEPLNKKKIERALAIPWAKSPSILFGDQVSIAIINAVDTAQYGEYFDPIETELLLTSQRLDIPILTDQVELIARIIESASPVQVFDIDDFDFAMDDEEPLDQV from the coding sequence ATGTCACGTCAGTTTGTTACCGAAGCCGTGATGGTGGCAATTTACGGTCAATTACTCGCGCCCCCGGCGCCTGTTGAATATATTGTTCCTTATACCACCATCCTTGAGTTATATGAATTTCAGACCAGCCCTGACCCTTTGATGGATAATCCAGCAGATGACCAACATGTGAAATCCAAAATCAACGAAATCATTTCTTATTTTGAAGAACCGCTGAATAAGAAAAAAATAGAACGTGCCCTGGCTATCCCCTGGGCCAAAAGTCCGTCCATACTGTTTGGGGATCAGGTATCCATCGCCATCATTAATGCGGTTGATACCGCTCAATACGGTGAATATTTTGATCCAATTGAGACTGAACTGCTGCTCACTTCACAGCGTCTGGATATCCCTATCCTGACCGATCAGGTTGAATTAATTGCACGCATTATCGAATCGGCATCTCCTGTGCAGGTATTCGATATTGACGACTTTGATTTTGCAATGGACGATGAAGAACCTCTTGATCAAGTCTAG